Proteins co-encoded in one Deltaproteobacteria bacterium genomic window:
- a CDS encoding response regulator, whose translation MKEGQTILLVDTDERNREVFRAVAEGAGLHLILADDGQEAVDEAGKSPPDLIAIKRNAPILDALAVSVLLKQSDRTKAVPILVICRDASREEAERYRDAGCSGCIQEPFTEKELQERLKGLLP comes from the coding sequence ATGAAAGAGGGACAGACGATCCTACTCGTGGATACGGACGAGAGGAACCGGGAGGTCTTTCGAGCCGTTGCCGAGGGTGCTGGCCTGCACCTCATCCTTGCTGACGACGGCCAGGAGGCCGTGGATGAGGCTGGAAAATCGCCACCGGATCTCATCGCCATCAAAAGAAACGCCCCCATCCTCGATGCCCTTGCGGTGAGCGTCCTCCTTAAGCAGTCGGACCGGACCAAGGCGGTTCCGATCCTTGTCATCTGCCGGGATGCATCCCGGGAGGAGGCGGAACGATACAGGGATGCGGGTTGTTCTGGCTGTATCCAGGAACCGTTTACCGAGAAAGAGCTCCAGGAAAGACTGAAAGGACTCCTGCCATGA
- the hemB gene encoding porphobilinogen synthase: protein MMFPEYRPRRLRRNESLRALVRETSVSLQHLVQPLFVVPGSGIRKEIEAMPGCFHLSQDTLLEECRELAGLGVPAVILFGLPEKKDRQGSQAWAKAGVVQRAVSAIKKSVPGLLVITDVCLCEYTSHGHCGVLSGDQVDNDATLELLAKIALSHAREGADMVAPSDMMDGRVGAIRDALDEEGLNHVSILSYAVKYASAFYGPFREAAESTPQFGDRKAYQMDPANIREAFREATLDMEEGADILMVKPALPYLDVIRALRQEFTLPIAAYQVSGEYSMIKAAAARGWIDERRVMEESILSIRRAGADMIITYFAKEIAQGGAFRA, encoded by the coding sequence ATGATGTTTCCTGAATACCGACCCCGAAGACTGCGCCGCAACGAATCCCTGCGCGCCCTTGTGCGCGAGACCTCTGTCTCGCTGCAGCACCTCGTCCAGCCCCTTTTCGTCGTGCCGGGAAGCGGGATTCGAAAAGAGATCGAGGCAATGCCCGGATGTTTCCACCTCTCCCAGGACACCCTCCTCGAGGAATGCCGCGAGCTTGCCGGTTTGGGCGTTCCGGCCGTGATCCTCTTCGGCTTGCCTGAGAAGAAGGACCGGCAAGGCTCCCAGGCCTGGGCCAAGGCCGGGGTGGTCCAGCGGGCGGTATCTGCCATCAAGAAGTCCGTTCCGGGGCTTCTCGTGATCACGGACGTGTGTCTCTGTGAATACACGAGCCACGGCCACTGCGGGGTCCTCTCCGGGGACCAGGTGGACAACGACGCCACCCTCGAGCTCCTTGCCAAGATCGCCCTCTCCCACGCCCGGGAAGGGGCGGACATGGTGGCCCCCTCGGACATGATGGACGGCAGGGTCGGGGCCATTCGGGATGCCCTTGACGAAGAAGGACTAAACCACGTTTCCATCCTTTCCTATGCCGTGAAGTACGCCTCGGCCTTTTACGGCCCGTTCCGGGAGGCTGCGGAGAGCACCCCCCAGTTCGGGGATCGGAAGGCCTATCAGATGGATCCGGCCAACATCCGCGAGGCCTTCCGGGAGGCCACTCTGGATATGGAGGAGGGGGCGGACATCCTCATGGTGAAGCCTGCCCTCCCGTACCTCGATGTGATCCGGGCCTTGCGGCAGGAATTCACCCTGCCCATCGCGGCCTATCAGGTGAGCGGCGAGTACTCCATGATCAAGGCCGCTGCCGCCCGGGGCTGGATAGACGAAAGGCGGGTCATGGAGGAATCCATCCTTTCCATCCGGAGGGCCGGGGCGGACATGATCATCACGTATTTCGCCAAGGAGATCGCTCAGGGGGGCGCTTTTCGCGCTTGA
- a CDS encoding MFS transporter, with protein MRALLNPGFRILLLGQSVSILGTWIQGPAQRWLVLELTGSPFAVGVLGASAGLPLLIFSLFGGWISDRLPRIRVLLAANGVILCQALVLGSLVQGGGIRLGHILVLAFLFGYSMAFEVPARQALIFDIVGRDAVTNAVAIHSMAFNAAQFIGPAIAGYLIAGGMTASCFYAKAASAAVVMGALVLLRQRGRFEQAQETGAGGKVRFLASIRETLAFVRAEPRVRGVLLVVTAFGVLLLPYAILLPSFCRDALGLGPREYGILSSANGLGAFSAATLVAIAGHKGNRDRWWWTGVFLFPLAVLALSTAPDYYLAMPLLFVTGFSMVLTSTSAIGLIQISTPDALRGRLMGLFTMCFMGLFPIGSLTGGAVAAVIGIRPTLAFMGGCGLAAVIGAGLLSRRSSCPVPKRD; from the coding sequence TTGAGAGCCTTACTCAACCCCGGTTTTCGCATCCTGCTCCTGGGCCAGTCCGTATCCATCCTTGGGACATGGATCCAGGGGCCGGCACAGCGCTGGCTCGTCCTGGAACTCACGGGTTCTCCCTTTGCCGTCGGTGTACTCGGCGCCTCTGCAGGCCTTCCCCTCCTCATCTTTTCCCTTTTCGGCGGGTGGATCTCGGACCGCCTCCCCCGCATTCGGGTCCTTCTTGCCGCAAACGGTGTCATCCTCTGCCAGGCCCTCGTCCTTGGATCCCTCGTCCAGGGCGGTGGGATACGGCTCGGCCATATCCTCGTCCTTGCATTCCTTTTCGGCTATTCCATGGCCTTCGAGGTCCCTGCGCGCCAGGCCCTCATCTTTGACATCGTGGGGCGGGATGCGGTCACAAACGCGGTAGCCATCCATTCCATGGCATTTAACGCCGCCCAGTTCATCGGTCCGGCCATAGCCGGTTATCTCATAGCAGGCGGCATGACGGCCTCATGTTTTTACGCCAAGGCCGCCTCGGCCGCGGTGGTCATGGGGGCACTCGTCCTTCTTCGGCAAAGGGGACGATTCGAACAGGCCCAGGAGACAGGAGCGGGTGGGAAGGTACGGTTTCTCGCTTCCATCAGGGAGACCCTCGCCTTTGTCCGCGCCGAACCCCGCGTCCGTGGGGTCCTCCTCGTGGTGACGGCCTTCGGGGTCCTGCTTCTTCCCTATGCCATCCTCCTTCCATCCTTCTGCCGTGACGCCCTCGGGCTCGGGCCGCGGGAATACGGGATCCTGAGCTCGGCCAACGGGCTCGGGGCCTTCTCCGCCGCGACTCTCGTGGCCATTGCCGGACACAAGGGGAATCGGGACCGCTGGTGGTGGACCGGGGTCTTCCTGTTTCCCCTTGCGGTTCTTGCCCTTTCCACCGCTCCAGACTATTACCTTGCCATGCCTCTGCTTTTTGTCACGGGTTTTTCCATGGTCCTCACGTCCACGAGCGCCATCGGCCTGATCCAGATCTCCACCCCCGATGCATTGAGGGGAAGGCTGATGGGCCTTTTCACCATGTGTTTCATGGGCCTTTTCCCCATCGGGAGTCTGACGGGCGGCGCGGTGGCGGCCGTCATCGGCATCCGCCCGACCTTGGCCTTCATGGGAGGCTGTGGCCTAGCGGCAGTGATTGGGGCAGGCCTTCTGTCGAGGCGATCTTCGTGTCCGGTGCCGAAAAGGGACTGA
- a CDS encoding ATP-dependent helicase: MSGAEKGLNEAQLRAVTHDQGPLLVVAGPGTGKTRVLTHRISHIIQDRGVAPERVLAITFTNQAAREISARVSTLLGQKGQGPVIGTFHAWALSFLRRNLGEAARLLIDEQEASALLSRAMEEAGIPLKDLRATREAVSRIKLAGPCPEDGDRLLNCLSAYQGLLSRHGLWDFDDLLVEALRLLREDPDRGRPDALLVDEFQDVNRIQSDLVRAMAPSTGEVTVIGDPNQSIYGFRGAAPEFLDRFVQDFPQATVIRLDTAYRSPQRFLDAATHVIRAEGLISSRGEGPRILAKGFPDPEEEAAWIARKVDELVGGVSFESLNSGGCRSGPLQGLSGIAVLYRINAMGEAISRAFSARGIPHQRADRKDPFEDRDLRLAGRLWDAVRARHRGGRAYLAARLAEESFLPEREIEKALSDLSGLSGLTLFEAILKRFSLTLPVFIQKAIEKAFEADPEPVSFSSLVREGADLFVPGVEAAALMSLHAAKGLEFPVVFIAGCENGILPWGDSDPGEERRLFYVGLTRASQILHITWAERRVFHGRTQCGGMSPFLRDIPDGLISLEEARPRPRRRPRQKGLFGS, translated from the coding sequence GTGTCCGGTGCCGAAAAGGGACTGAACGAGGCCCAGCTCCGGGCCGTCACCCACGATCAGGGGCCTCTCCTCGTGGTTGCAGGGCCGGGGACCGGAAAGACTCGGGTCCTGACCCACCGCATCTCCCATATCATCCAGGACCGTGGCGTGGCTCCGGAACGGGTCTTAGCCATCACCTTCACGAACCAGGCCGCCCGTGAGATCTCCGCCCGTGTCTCGACCCTTCTCGGGCAGAAAGGACAGGGCCCTGTCATCGGGACCTTTCACGCATGGGCCCTCTCTTTCCTGAGGAGAAATCTGGGAGAGGCGGCCCGTCTTCTCATCGACGAGCAGGAGGCATCGGCCCTCCTCAGCCGCGCCATGGAGGAGGCCGGAATCCCCCTGAAAGATCTCCGGGCGACGAGGGAGGCGGTCTCGAGGATCAAACTGGCAGGGCCCTGCCCGGAAGATGGAGATCGTCTCCTCAATTGTCTTTCGGCCTATCAGGGGCTTCTTTCCCGCCACGGCCTCTGGGACTTCGACGATCTCCTCGTCGAGGCCCTCCGCCTGCTCCGTGAAGACCCTGACCGAGGTAGGCCCGATGCCCTTCTCGTGGACGAGTTTCAGGACGTGAACAGGATCCAGTCAGATCTCGTCCGGGCTATGGCCCCTTCCACCGGAGAGGTGACTGTCATCGGCGATCCCAACCAGTCCATCTACGGTTTTCGGGGGGCTGCACCGGAATTTCTTGACCGTTTCGTCCAGGATTTTCCCCAGGCGACGGTCATACGTCTCGATACGGCATACCGCTCCCCGCAGCGTTTTCTCGATGCCGCGACCCATGTGATAAGGGCCGAGGGGCTCATATCCAGCCGGGGTGAGGGACCGCGGATCCTCGCCAAAGGTTTTCCAGATCCGGAGGAGGAGGCGGCGTGGATCGCGCGAAAGGTGGACGAGCTCGTGGGAGGGGTGAGTTTCGAATCCCTGAATTCGGGCGGATGCCGTTCCGGTCCCCTTCAAGGCCTTTCCGGGATTGCCGTACTGTACCGAATAAATGCCATGGGAGAGGCCATCTCCAGGGCATTCTCCGCAAGGGGCATTCCTCACCAGAGGGCGGACCGGAAAGACCCTTTCGAGGACCGGGATCTGCGTCTTGCCGGGCGGCTGTGGGATGCGGTCAGGGCCCGTCACAGAGGGGGGCGTGCCTATCTTGCGGCACGTCTTGCCGAGGAGTCTTTCCTGCCGGAACGGGAGATAGAAAAGGCCCTCTCGGATCTTTCGGGCCTCTCTGGCCTGACCCTGTTTGAGGCAATCCTCAAGAGGTTTTCCCTGACCCTTCCAGTTTTTATCCAGAAGGCCATAGAAAAGGCATTTGAGGCCGACCCTGAGCCCGTGTCCTTTTCCTCACTCGTGCGGGAAGGGGCGGACCTTTTCGTCCCTGGCGTGGAGGCGGCAGCCCTCATGTCCCTGCATGCGGCCAAGGGGCTCGAGTTTCCGGTGGTCTTCATCGCTGGCTGCGAGAATGGGATACTTCCGTGGGGGGATTCGGACCCCGGGGAGGAGCGCCGTCTCTTCTACGTGGGGCTCACGCGCGCCTCCCAGATCCTTCATATCACCTGGGCTGAGAGACGGGTCTTTCACGGGCGCACTCAATGCGGCGGAATGAGCCCGTTTCTTCGGGATATACCCGATGGGCTCATATCCCTCGAGGAGGCTCGTCCTCGGCCCAGGCGGCGTCCCAGGCAGAAAGGGCTCTTCGGGTCGTGA
- a CDS encoding phosphatase PAP2 family protein, with the protein MNPFFRTHILRPDCLLALAAALLFTLFPGLDLTISGLFYDPEGGFFLKDSPMVKAVYQGTPFLLVFSVFLATVSLVGRYERDGLFRALRPFIFILLVYLLGPGLLINGVLKDHWDRARPRQVIEFGGSASFTPALLPADQCERNCSFASGHASVGFALMAFADCFPGFRPFWMGAGIVMGSVIGFVRVVQGGHFLSDVVFSGLIVWFTIRSLRWILRDLHRTRGPDDG; encoded by the coding sequence GTGAATCCCTTCTTTCGCACCCATATTTTGCGTCCGGACTGCCTTTTGGCCCTGGCAGCCGCCTTGCTCTTTACCCTCTTTCCAGGCCTGGACCTGACGATCTCGGGCCTTTTTTACGATCCCGAAGGGGGGTTCTTCCTGAAGGATTCGCCCATGGTCAAGGCCGTGTACCAGGGGACGCCCTTTCTTCTCGTCTTTTCTGTGTTCCTCGCCACCGTTTCCTTAGTCGGGAGATATGAGCGGGATGGTCTTTTCCGTGCCCTCCGCCCGTTCATCTTCATCCTCCTCGTCTATCTCCTCGGGCCTGGGCTCTTGATCAACGGGGTGCTCAAGGACCACTGGGACCGGGCCCGGCCTCGGCAGGTGATCGAGTTCGGAGGATCTGCCTCCTTTACTCCGGCCCTCCTGCCCGCGGATCAATGCGAAAGGAATTGTTCCTTTGCAAGCGGTCATGCCTCGGTCGGGTTTGCCCTGATGGCCTTTGCCGACTGCTTTCCCGGGTTTCGTCCCTTCTGGATGGGGGCGGGGATCGTCATGGGATCGGTCATCGGATTCGTCAGGGTCGTCCAGGGCGGACATTTCCTGAGCGACGTGGTCTTTTCGGGCCTGATCGTATGGTTTACGATCCGTTCTCTCCGGTGGATCCTGAGAGATCTTCATCGCACGCGAGGTCCGGATGACGGTTGA
- a CDS encoding aminopeptidase P family protein, producing the protein MTVESHAYSVRLGRVRAALRARRLHALLVTCPENRRFLSGFTAEDAGIDESSGALFITCRQAVLVTDGRYQTQAREEALGWAVRIHKKGISYEIAALASECGARRIGYEPRYLTCHAFDRIRKRLPDGEFIPAGEVVEGMRIVKDAAGLEAINRAIHAAEDVFGQVHSWIRPGMTEKEIAWRILAGLFAVSEGPSFPPIVASGPNAALPHAVPTDRAVQEGEPIIIDMGARVDGYCSDMTRTVFLGEPDPAMREIYRLVRSAQLAAENALRAGITGREADRTAREIITTGGHGDRFIHALGHGVGLAVHEAPRLSPRERRMLRSGMVVTVEPGIYLPGVGGVRLEDMVLVQEGGARVLSRNDWYYEW; encoded by the coding sequence ATGACGGTTGAATCCCATGCATATTCTGTTCGCCTTGGGCGCGTCCGCGCTGCCCTTCGGGCCCGAAGGCTCCATGCCCTGCTCGTCACATGCCCTGAGAACAGGCGGTTCTTGAGCGGTTTCACCGCCGAGGACGCAGGAATTGACGAGTCCTCCGGGGCCCTTTTCATCACGTGCCGGCAGGCCGTCCTTGTCACAGACGGAAGGTACCAGACCCAGGCCCGCGAAGAGGCGCTGGGGTGGGCGGTCCGCATCCACAAGAAAGGGATCTCCTACGAGATCGCTGCCCTTGCCTCGGAATGCGGGGCGCGGCGTATCGGATACGAACCCCGCTACCTCACCTGCCACGCCTTCGACCGCATAAGAAAACGCCTGCCGGACGGGGAGTTCATCCCGGCTGGGGAGGTGGTCGAAGGGATGCGCATCGTAAAGGATGCAGCAGGGCTTGAGGCCATCAACCGGGCGATTCATGCGGCCGAGGACGTCTTTGGCCAGGTCCATTCCTGGATTCGTCCGGGCATGACCGAGAAGGAGATCGCATGGAGGATCCTTGCCGGCCTCTTTGCCGTCTCTGAGGGGCCGTCCTTCCCCCCCATCGTGGCATCCGGACCCAACGCAGCCCTCCCACACGCTGTCCCCACGGATAGGGCCGTCCAGGAGGGAGAGCCCATCATCATCGACATGGGGGCCAGGGTGGACGGCTACTGTTCTGACATGACCCGGACGGTCTTTCTCGGGGAGCCAGATCCTGCCATGAGGGAGATCTACCGGTTGGTCCGTTCGGCCCAGCTCGCAGCTGAAAATGCCCTGCGTGCTGGCATTACCGGACGGGAGGCGGACAGGACGGCGCGCGAGATCATCACCACGGGGGGCCATGGGGACCGGTTCATCCATGCCCTCGGACATGGTGTCGGGCTTGCAGTGCACGAAGCACCCCGGCTTTCCCCACGTGAGCGCCGGATGCTGAGATCGGGCATGGTGGTGACCGTGGAGCCGGGGATCTATCTGCCAGGTGTGGGCGGAGTGAGGCTCGAGGACATGGTGCTCGTCCAGGAGGGCGGGGCGAGGGTGCTCTCCAGGAATGACTGGTACTATGAATGGTGA
- the tatC gene encoding twin-arginine translocase subunit TatC, translating into MNGEDALTLTDHLRELRYRLILSLSATAVASVLAYAVIEPVFSALARPLLDVLPPGSSFVFTSYPEAFFTYMKLSVACGIFLASPVILYHIWAFVAPGLYAHERKVLLLLVFSSSVFFIAGGLFGYFVVFPAAFRFLAGYTGENLKLLPSVSDYVTLILRLFLGFGFAFELPVALTLLGWMGLVDSRAMRRNRKYALLAAFFIGAVLTPTPDILNQTLLALPVYLLYEVSILTVGIVGRRRPKEDLS; encoded by the coding sequence ATGAATGGTGAAGATGCCCTCACCCTGACGGACCACCTCAGGGAGCTCCGTTACCGTCTCATCTTATCCCTCTCTGCGACTGCCGTCGCGTCTGTCCTTGCCTACGCGGTCATAGAACCCGTCTTTTCGGCCTTAGCCCGTCCCCTCCTTGATGTGCTTCCCCCAGGGTCGAGTTTCGTCTTTACGTCCTACCCAGAGGCCTTCTTCACCTATATGAAGCTCTCAGTCGCGTGTGGGATATTTCTCGCAAGCCCTGTCATCCTTTATCACATCTGGGCCTTTGTCGCGCCTGGGCTCTATGCCCACGAGCGAAAGGTCCTCTTGCTCCTCGTCTTCTCTTCGTCCGTCTTTTTCATTGCTGGCGGGCTCTTCGGGTATTTTGTCGTCTTTCCCGCCGCCTTTAGGTTCCTTGCCGGATACACTGGCGAAAACCTGAAGCTTCTGCCGAGCGTGAGCGATTACGTCACCCTGATCCTTCGTCTCTTTCTGGGTTTTGGATTCGCCTTTGAACTTCCTGTGGCCCTCACCCTCCTCGGCTGGATGGGGCTTGTGGACTCGCGAGCCATGCGTCGCAACCGCAAGTACGCCCTGCTTGCCGCCTTTTTCATCGGGGCCGTCCTGACGCCGACTCCCGATATCCTGAACCAGACCCTCCTCGCCCTTCCCGTCTATCTCCTCTACGAGGTGAGCATCCTGACTGTTGGGATCGTGGGAAGGCGGAGACCAAAGGAGGACCTTTCCTGA
- a CDS encoding RiPP maturation radical SAM C-methyltransferase, with protein MEIALIAPPWPLFNRPSIQLATLTAFIRKNAPTHTIRAFHPYLFVAEAVGFGDYLAISQSGWASEAVCAGILFPEMSDRCDRLFKVSLRKRGGVPPLGPDPRSVREKVVQVLNAFIESVPWRRYGLVGISISINQLTAALYLARRIKELAPETPLAIGGPGCAGLTGPSLLSRFPEIDYVIHGEGELPLIGLIQHIAGEGPSHPSGVSARSDDRTPFSFSQVPDMDSLPCPDFDDFFQDLGLLPPGKRFRPVLPVEMSRGCWWGQCAFCNLNLQWSGYRMKSVERMSREIDTLSRRYGTIDFAFMDNALPRRQTPRLFLETQKHGRDYRFFAELRAVYTREEWAEMAQGGLREVQVGIEALSTSLLKRLGKGTKAIDNVAAMRHAEEHGIRLSGNLILHFPGSTEDEIQETLHVLRFVWPFRPLKAVSFWLGTGSAVERDPSRFKITRIKAHPSYADLFPIELASSISPFILSYQGDRRRQKTLWKEVEKELARWQQSQKQTRAAGKLLTYRDGKEFIEIRQVLPDGRVLTHRLTGLSREIYLACLDITPWEEVTGLAKGRRQHELDAFVTDLVKKRLMFREGNEILSLAIRLKGLED; from the coding sequence GTGGAGATCGCCCTAATCGCCCCTCCTTGGCCCCTCTTCAACCGGCCATCCATACAGCTTGCCACCCTTACTGCATTTATCCGCAAAAATGCCCCAACACATACGATCCGCGCCTTTCACCCTTATCTATTCGTGGCGGAGGCCGTGGGGTTCGGCGACTACCTTGCCATCAGCCAGTCGGGATGGGCATCGGAAGCGGTCTGCGCCGGCATCCTCTTTCCGGAGATGTCCGACCGCTGCGACAGACTCTTTAAGGTTTCCTTGAGAAAAAGGGGTGGTGTTCCGCCCCTGGGCCCGGATCCGCGATCGGTCAGGGAAAAGGTCGTCCAGGTCCTCAATGCCTTCATCGAATCGGTCCCCTGGCGGCGTTACGGGCTCGTGGGCATCTCGATCTCCATCAACCAGCTGACAGCTGCCCTCTACCTTGCTCGAAGGATCAAGGAACTCGCGCCCGAAACACCCCTTGCCATCGGCGGCCCAGGCTGCGCCGGTTTGACCGGGCCTTCCCTGCTCTCCCGCTTTCCCGAAATCGACTACGTGATACACGGAGAGGGCGAACTTCCCCTCATCGGCCTCATACAGCACATTGCAGGCGAAGGCCCCTCGCACCCCTCTGGGGTATCGGCCCGCAGTGACGACAGGACCCCTTTCTCCTTCTCCCAGGTCCCGGACATGGACTCCCTTCCCTGCCCGGACTTCGACGACTTTTTCCAGGACCTGGGCCTTCTTCCGCCCGGCAAGAGATTCCGGCCCGTCCTTCCCGTGGAGATGTCCCGGGGCTGCTGGTGGGGTCAATGCGCCTTCTGCAATCTCAACCTCCAGTGGTCGGGCTACCGGATGAAATCCGTGGAACGGATGTCCCGTGAGATCGACACACTTTCCCGCCGATATGGGACGATCGACTTCGCGTTCATGGACAATGCCCTTCCCCGCAGGCAGACACCAAGGCTTTTTCTGGAAACCCAGAAACACGGCCGGGACTATCGATTCTTTGCGGAGCTCCGGGCCGTGTACACCCGTGAGGAATGGGCAGAGATGGCCCAAGGCGGCCTCCGGGAGGTCCAGGTGGGGATCGAGGCCCTGAGCACCTCCCTCTTGAAGAGACTCGGCAAGGGGACTAAGGCCATAGACAACGTAGCAGCCATGCGCCATGCCGAGGAACACGGCATACGTCTGTCCGGAAACCTCATCCTCCACTTTCCGGGGAGCACGGAAGACGAGATCCAGGAGACCCTCCACGTACTCCGGTTCGTATGGCCTTTCCGTCCGCTGAAGGCCGTCTCCTTCTGGCTTGGGACCGGAAGCGCAGTGGAAAGGGACCCATCCCGATTCAAGATCACGAGGATCAAAGCCCATCCATCTTACGCCGATCTCTTTCCCATAGAGCTCGCGTCCTCGATCTCCCCCTTCATTCTGTCATACCAAGGGGATCGGAGGCGACAGAAGACCCTCTGGAAGGAGGTCGAAAAGGAACTCGCTCGCTGGCAACAGAGTCAGAAACAAACCAGGGCCGCTGGAAAACTCCTCACGTACCGGGATGGAAAAGAATTCATCGAGATCCGCCAGGTCCTCCCTGACGGCCGGGTCCTGACCCATCGGCTTACCGGACTGTCGAGGGAGATCTATCTCGCCTGCCTGGACATCACCCCATGGGAAGAGGTCACCGGGCTTGCAAAAGGGCGCCGGCAGCACGAGCTGGATGCCTTCGTCACGGATCTCGTAAAGAAAAGGCTCATGTTCCGGGAGGGAAACGAGATTCTCAGTCTCGCCATACGATTAAAAGGATTAGAGGATTAA
- the htpX gene encoding zinc metalloprotease HtpX, whose protein sequence is MTNTLKTTLLLAVLTGLFLVVGQALGGRHGMTIALVMAGVMNFGAYWFSDKMALAMSGARPVSEQDAPQLHATVAKLAHSAGIPKPRVYIMPTDTPNAFATGRNPDHAAVAVTQGLLRLLSQEELEGVLSHELGHIRNRDILVSSIAATMAGAISYLANMAQWALIFGGMGRSDDDDGGGVAGLAGAVVTMIVAPIAAMLIQMAISRSREYKADATGAEICGRPAALAGALRKLEEWNHQLPMHVNPATAQMYIVNPLSGGGIANLFSTHPPIQERIKRLLAMQGRS, encoded by the coding sequence ATGACCAATACCCTTAAGACCACCCTTCTCCTCGCCGTACTCACAGGTCTTTTCCTCGTGGTCGGGCAGGCCCTTGGTGGACGGCATGGAATGACCATCGCCCTTGTCATGGCAGGCGTCATGAACTTCGGCGCATACTGGTTCAGCGACAAGATGGCCCTTGCCATGAGCGGCGCCCGTCCGGTCTCGGAACAGGACGCCCCCCAGCTCCATGCCACGGTGGCCAAGCTCGCCCACAGCGCCGGAATCCCCAAGCCCCGTGTCTATATCATGCCGACGGACACACCTAACGCCTTTGCCACAGGCCGAAACCCCGACCACGCTGCAGTCGCCGTGACCCAGGGGCTCCTGCGTCTTCTCTCCCAGGAGGAACTCGAGGGGGTGCTCTCCCACGAGCTCGGCCACATACGGAACCGCGACATCCTCGTCAGTTCCATCGCTGCCACCATGGCCGGGGCCATCAGCTATCTGGCCAACATGGCCCAGTGGGCCCTCATATTCGGAGGCATGGGGCGCTCGGATGACGACGATGGCGGAGGGGTCGCCGGGCTTGCAGGGGCCGTTGTCACCATGATCGTCGCACCCATTGCGGCCATGCTCATCCAGATGGCCATATCGCGAAGCAGGGAATACAAGGCGGATGCCACCGGCGCCGAGATCTGCGGCAGACCCGCTGCCCTCGCAGGTGCCCTTCGCAAGCTCGAGGAATGGAACCACCAGCTTCCCATGCACGTCAATCCGGCCACCGCCCAGATGTACATCGTCAATCCCCTCTCTGGCGGGGGCATTGCGAACCTCTTCAGCACCCATCCTCCCATTCAGGAGCGCATCAAGAGGCTGCTTGCCATGCAGGGCCGTTCCTAA
- a CDS encoding histidine phosphatase family protein, with amino-acid sequence MTTIHLVRHGETLANRIGRFAGRTDEPLTALGRNQAREAAASLREAGISLIYTSPVARARETAAIMASILKIPVEEEPGLAEISIPPWDGRLKSDLERDPDSKYASWKKDPSAFSLPGAETLADLQKRAMASIRAILDRHAAEAVAAVSHLALIRVILLAVEGKDLSFYRHIHVPNATPLALTWKDENYYVQSGVIP; translated from the coding sequence GTGACCACGATCCATCTCGTACGCCACGGTGAGACCCTCGCCAACCGCATCGGTCGCTTTGCCGGACGCACAGACGAACCCCTCACGGCCCTTGGGCGAAATCAGGCAAGAGAAGCAGCGGCCTCCCTGAGGGAGGCCGGGATCTCTCTCATCTATACAAGTCCCGTTGCCCGTGCCCGCGAGACTGCCGCCATCATGGCATCGATCCTCAAGATCCCCGTGGAGGAAGAGCCAGGGCTTGCCGAGATCTCCATCCCGCCATGGGACGGCCGATTGAAGTCTGATCTGGAGCGCGACCCTGATTCAAAATACGCAAGCTGGAAAAAAGATCCCTCGGCCTTTTCCCTCCCTGGCGCTGAGACCCTTGCGGATCTCCAAAAGAGGGCCATGGCCTCCATTCGTGCGATCCTTGACCGGCACGCGGCAGAGGCCGTGGCAGCCGTCTCCCACCTCGCCCTGATCCGCGTCATCCTCCTTGCCGTAGAAGGGAAAGACCTATCCTTCTATCGTCACATCCATGTCCCCAACGCCACCCCCCTTGCCTTGACATGGAAAGATGAGAATTATTATGTGCAATCGGGGGTGATTCCATAA